One Lagopus muta isolate bLagMut1 chromosome 10, bLagMut1 primary, whole genome shotgun sequence DNA segment encodes these proteins:
- the RORA gene encoding nuclear receptor ROR-alpha isoform X2, protein MCCHMSDSDLRLPQNNGPPVLLFGRGDIWECSSAQIEIIPCKICGDKSSGIHYGVITCEGCKGFFRRSQQSNATYSCPRQKNCLIDRTSRNRCQHCRLQKCLAVGMSRDAVKFGRMSKKQRDSLYAEVQKHRMQQQQRDHQQQPGEAEPLTPTYNITTNGLTELHDDLSNYIDGHTPEGSKADSAVSSFYLDIQPSPDQSGLDINGIKPEPICDYTPASGFFPYCSFTNGETSPTVSMAELEHLAQNISKSHMETCQYLREELQQITWQTFLQEEIENYQNKQREVMWQLCAVKITEAIQYVVEFAKRIDGFMELCQNDQIVLLKAGSLEVVFIRMCRAFDSQNNTVYFDGKYASPEVFKSLGCEDFISFVFEFGKSLCSMHLTEDEIALFSAFVLMSADRSWLQEKVKIEKLQQKIQLALQHVLQKNHREDGILTKLICKVSTLRALCGRHTEKLIAFKAIYPDIVRLHFPPLYKELFTSEFEPAMQIDG, encoded by the exons CTCAAATTGAAATTATTCCATGCAAGATCTGTGGAGACAAATCATCAGGAATCCATTATGGTGTCATTACATGTGAAGGCTGCAAG GGCTTTTTCAGAAGGAGTCAGCAAAGCAATGCTACGTACTCCTGTCCTCGTCAGAAGAACTGTTTGATTGACCGAACCAGTAGAAACCGCTGCCAACACTGTCGATTACAGAAATGCCTTGCTGTGGGGATGTCTCGAGATG ctgtgaagTTTGGTCGAATGTCAAAAAAGCAGAGGGACAGCCTGTATGCGGAGGTGCAGAAACATCgaatgcagcagcagcagcgagatcatcagcagcagccaggagaggCAGAACCACTAACACCAACGTACAATATCACCACCAATGGGTTAACAGAGCTACACGACGACCTCAGTAATTACATTGATGGGCATACCCCTGAAGGTAGCAAAGCAGACTCTGCAGTTAGCAGCTTCTACTTAGACATACAACCTTCTCCAGATCAGTCGGGTCTTGATATTAATGGAATCAAACCAGAACCAATATGTGACTACACACCAGCATCGGGCTTCTTCCCTTATTGTTCTTTTACAAATGGGGAGACCTCTCCAACTGTGTCCATGGCAGAATTAG AACATCTTGCACAGAATATTTCCAAGTCTCACATGGAAACTTGCCAGTACTTGAGAGAGGAGCTACAGCAGATAACATGGCAGacttttctgcaggaagaaattgAGAACTATCAGAACAAG CAAAGGGAGGTAATGTGGCAATTATGCGCAGTCAAAATAACAGAAGCTATACAGTATGTAGTGGAATTTGCCAAACGCATTGATGGCTTTATGGAGCTGTGTCAAAATGATCAAattgtgcttttaaaagcag gGTCTTTAGAGGTTGTGTTCATCAGAATGTGCCGTGCCTTTGACTCCCAGAACAACACAGTCTACTTTGATGGCAAGTATGCTAGCCCAGAGGTTTTCAAGTCCTTAG GTTGTGAAGACTTCATTAGTTTTGTGTTTGAATTTGGAAAAAGTTTATGTTCTATGCACCTGACAGAAGATGAGatagctttgttttctgcatttgttttaatgtcAGCAG ATCGTTCATGGCTTCAGGAGAAGGTAAAAATTGAAAAACTCCAACAGAAGATCCAGCTAGCACTTCAGCATGTCCTACAGAAGAACCACCGAGAAGATGGAATTCTAACAAAG TTAATATGCAAAGTGTCTACTTTAAGAGCACTGTGTGGACGACATACAGAAAAGCTTATCGCATTTAAAGCAATATACCCAGACATTGTACGACTTCATTTTCCTCCACTTTACAAGGAGCTGTTCACTTCAGAATTTGAGCCAGCAATGCAAATTGATGGGTAA
- the RORA gene encoding nuclear receptor ROR-alpha isoform X3 codes for MGFGISVTKKTHTSQIEIIPCKICGDKSSGIHYGVITCEGCKGFFRRSQQSNATYSCPRQKNCLIDRTSRNRCQHCRLQKCLAVGMSRDAVKFGRMSKKQRDSLYAEVQKHRMQQQQRDHQQQPGEAEPLTPTYNITTNGLTELHDDLSNYIDGHTPEGSKADSAVSSFYLDIQPSPDQSGLDINGIKPEPICDYTPASGFFPYCSFTNGETSPTVSMAELEHLAQNISKSHMETCQYLREELQQITWQTFLQEEIENYQNKQREVMWQLCAVKITEAIQYVVEFAKRIDGFMELCQNDQIVLLKAGSLEVVFIRMCRAFDSQNNTVYFDGKYASPEVFKSLGCEDFISFVFEFGKSLCSMHLTEDEIALFSAFVLMSADRSWLQEKVKIEKLQQKIQLALQHVLQKNHREDGILTKLICKVSTLRALCGRHTEKLIAFKAIYPDIVRLHFPPLYKELFTSEFEPAMQIDG; via the exons CTCAAATTGAAATTATTCCATGCAAGATCTGTGGAGACAAATCATCAGGAATCCATTATGGTGTCATTACATGTGAAGGCTGCAAG GGCTTTTTCAGAAGGAGTCAGCAAAGCAATGCTACGTACTCCTGTCCTCGTCAGAAGAACTGTTTGATTGACCGAACCAGTAGAAACCGCTGCCAACACTGTCGATTACAGAAATGCCTTGCTGTGGGGATGTCTCGAGATG ctgtgaagTTTGGTCGAATGTCAAAAAAGCAGAGGGACAGCCTGTATGCGGAGGTGCAGAAACATCgaatgcagcagcagcagcgagatcatcagcagcagccaggagaggCAGAACCACTAACACCAACGTACAATATCACCACCAATGGGTTAACAGAGCTACACGACGACCTCAGTAATTACATTGATGGGCATACCCCTGAAGGTAGCAAAGCAGACTCTGCAGTTAGCAGCTTCTACTTAGACATACAACCTTCTCCAGATCAGTCGGGTCTTGATATTAATGGAATCAAACCAGAACCAATATGTGACTACACACCAGCATCGGGCTTCTTCCCTTATTGTTCTTTTACAAATGGGGAGACCTCTCCAACTGTGTCCATGGCAGAATTAG AACATCTTGCACAGAATATTTCCAAGTCTCACATGGAAACTTGCCAGTACTTGAGAGAGGAGCTACAGCAGATAACATGGCAGacttttctgcaggaagaaattgAGAACTATCAGAACAAG CAAAGGGAGGTAATGTGGCAATTATGCGCAGTCAAAATAACAGAAGCTATACAGTATGTAGTGGAATTTGCCAAACGCATTGATGGCTTTATGGAGCTGTGTCAAAATGATCAAattgtgcttttaaaagcag gGTCTTTAGAGGTTGTGTTCATCAGAATGTGCCGTGCCTTTGACTCCCAGAACAACACAGTCTACTTTGATGGCAAGTATGCTAGCCCAGAGGTTTTCAAGTCCTTAG GTTGTGAAGACTTCATTAGTTTTGTGTTTGAATTTGGAAAAAGTTTATGTTCTATGCACCTGACAGAAGATGAGatagctttgttttctgcatttgttttaatgtcAGCAG ATCGTTCATGGCTTCAGGAGAAGGTAAAAATTGAAAAACTCCAACAGAAGATCCAGCTAGCACTTCAGCATGTCCTACAGAAGAACCACCGAGAAGATGGAATTCTAACAAAG TTAATATGCAAAGTGTCTACTTTAAGAGCACTGTGTGGACGACATACAGAAAAGCTTATCGCATTTAAAGCAATATACCCAGACATTGTACGACTTCATTTTCCTCCACTTTACAAGGAGCTGTTCACTTCAGAATTTGAGCCAGCAATGCAAATTGATGGGTAA
- the RORA gene encoding nuclear receptor ROR-alpha isoform X4, translating into MGWRCRWIGLHAQIEIIPCKICGDKSSGIHYGVITCEGCKGFFRRSQQSNATYSCPRQKNCLIDRTSRNRCQHCRLQKCLAVGMSRDAVKFGRMSKKQRDSLYAEVQKHRMQQQQRDHQQQPGEAEPLTPTYNITTNGLTELHDDLSNYIDGHTPEGSKADSAVSSFYLDIQPSPDQSGLDINGIKPEPICDYTPASGFFPYCSFTNGETSPTVSMAELEHLAQNISKSHMETCQYLREELQQITWQTFLQEEIENYQNKQREVMWQLCAVKITEAIQYVVEFAKRIDGFMELCQNDQIVLLKAGSLEVVFIRMCRAFDSQNNTVYFDGKYASPEVFKSLGCEDFISFVFEFGKSLCSMHLTEDEIALFSAFVLMSADRSWLQEKVKIEKLQQKIQLALQHVLQKNHREDGILTKLICKVSTLRALCGRHTEKLIAFKAIYPDIVRLHFPPLYKELFTSEFEPAMQIDG; encoded by the exons CTCAAATTGAAATTATTCCATGCAAGATCTGTGGAGACAAATCATCAGGAATCCATTATGGTGTCATTACATGTGAAGGCTGCAAG GGCTTTTTCAGAAGGAGTCAGCAAAGCAATGCTACGTACTCCTGTCCTCGTCAGAAGAACTGTTTGATTGACCGAACCAGTAGAAACCGCTGCCAACACTGTCGATTACAGAAATGCCTTGCTGTGGGGATGTCTCGAGATG ctgtgaagTTTGGTCGAATGTCAAAAAAGCAGAGGGACAGCCTGTATGCGGAGGTGCAGAAACATCgaatgcagcagcagcagcgagatcatcagcagcagccaggagaggCAGAACCACTAACACCAACGTACAATATCACCACCAATGGGTTAACAGAGCTACACGACGACCTCAGTAATTACATTGATGGGCATACCCCTGAAGGTAGCAAAGCAGACTCTGCAGTTAGCAGCTTCTACTTAGACATACAACCTTCTCCAGATCAGTCGGGTCTTGATATTAATGGAATCAAACCAGAACCAATATGTGACTACACACCAGCATCGGGCTTCTTCCCTTATTGTTCTTTTACAAATGGGGAGACCTCTCCAACTGTGTCCATGGCAGAATTAG AACATCTTGCACAGAATATTTCCAAGTCTCACATGGAAACTTGCCAGTACTTGAGAGAGGAGCTACAGCAGATAACATGGCAGacttttctgcaggaagaaattgAGAACTATCAGAACAAG CAAAGGGAGGTAATGTGGCAATTATGCGCAGTCAAAATAACAGAAGCTATACAGTATGTAGTGGAATTTGCCAAACGCATTGATGGCTTTATGGAGCTGTGTCAAAATGATCAAattgtgcttttaaaagcag gGTCTTTAGAGGTTGTGTTCATCAGAATGTGCCGTGCCTTTGACTCCCAGAACAACACAGTCTACTTTGATGGCAAGTATGCTAGCCCAGAGGTTTTCAAGTCCTTAG GTTGTGAAGACTTCATTAGTTTTGTGTTTGAATTTGGAAAAAGTTTATGTTCTATGCACCTGACAGAAGATGAGatagctttgttttctgcatttgttttaatgtcAGCAG ATCGTTCATGGCTTCAGGAGAAGGTAAAAATTGAAAAACTCCAACAGAAGATCCAGCTAGCACTTCAGCATGTCCTACAGAAGAACCACCGAGAAGATGGAATTCTAACAAAG TTAATATGCAAAGTGTCTACTTTAAGAGCACTGTGTGGACGACATACAGAAAAGCTTATCGCATTTAAAGCAATATACCCAGACATTGTACGACTTCATTTTCCTCCACTTTACAAGGAGCTGTTCACTTCAGAATTTGAGCCAGCAATGCAAATTGATGGGTAA
- the RORA gene encoding nuclear receptor ROR-alpha isoform X5, translating into MMCFVLAAMKAQIEIIPCKICGDKSSGIHYGVITCEGCKGFFRRSQQSNATYSCPRQKNCLIDRTSRNRCQHCRLQKCLAVGMSRDAVKFGRMSKKQRDSLYAEVQKHRMQQQQRDHQQQPGEAEPLTPTYNITTNGLTELHDDLSNYIDGHTPEGSKADSAVSSFYLDIQPSPDQSGLDINGIKPEPICDYTPASGFFPYCSFTNGETSPTVSMAELEHLAQNISKSHMETCQYLREELQQITWQTFLQEEIENYQNKQREVMWQLCAVKITEAIQYVVEFAKRIDGFMELCQNDQIVLLKAGSLEVVFIRMCRAFDSQNNTVYFDGKYASPEVFKSLGCEDFISFVFEFGKSLCSMHLTEDEIALFSAFVLMSADRSWLQEKVKIEKLQQKIQLALQHVLQKNHREDGILTKLICKVSTLRALCGRHTEKLIAFKAIYPDIVRLHFPPLYKELFTSEFEPAMQIDG; encoded by the exons CTCAAATTGAAATTATTCCATGCAAGATCTGTGGAGACAAATCATCAGGAATCCATTATGGTGTCATTACATGTGAAGGCTGCAAG GGCTTTTTCAGAAGGAGTCAGCAAAGCAATGCTACGTACTCCTGTCCTCGTCAGAAGAACTGTTTGATTGACCGAACCAGTAGAAACCGCTGCCAACACTGTCGATTACAGAAATGCCTTGCTGTGGGGATGTCTCGAGATG ctgtgaagTTTGGTCGAATGTCAAAAAAGCAGAGGGACAGCCTGTATGCGGAGGTGCAGAAACATCgaatgcagcagcagcagcgagatcatcagcagcagccaggagaggCAGAACCACTAACACCAACGTACAATATCACCACCAATGGGTTAACAGAGCTACACGACGACCTCAGTAATTACATTGATGGGCATACCCCTGAAGGTAGCAAAGCAGACTCTGCAGTTAGCAGCTTCTACTTAGACATACAACCTTCTCCAGATCAGTCGGGTCTTGATATTAATGGAATCAAACCAGAACCAATATGTGACTACACACCAGCATCGGGCTTCTTCCCTTATTGTTCTTTTACAAATGGGGAGACCTCTCCAACTGTGTCCATGGCAGAATTAG AACATCTTGCACAGAATATTTCCAAGTCTCACATGGAAACTTGCCAGTACTTGAGAGAGGAGCTACAGCAGATAACATGGCAGacttttctgcaggaagaaattgAGAACTATCAGAACAAG CAAAGGGAGGTAATGTGGCAATTATGCGCAGTCAAAATAACAGAAGCTATACAGTATGTAGTGGAATTTGCCAAACGCATTGATGGCTTTATGGAGCTGTGTCAAAATGATCAAattgtgcttttaaaagcag gGTCTTTAGAGGTTGTGTTCATCAGAATGTGCCGTGCCTTTGACTCCCAGAACAACACAGTCTACTTTGATGGCAAGTATGCTAGCCCAGAGGTTTTCAAGTCCTTAG GTTGTGAAGACTTCATTAGTTTTGTGTTTGAATTTGGAAAAAGTTTATGTTCTATGCACCTGACAGAAGATGAGatagctttgttttctgcatttgttttaatgtcAGCAG ATCGTTCATGGCTTCAGGAGAAGGTAAAAATTGAAAAACTCCAACAGAAGATCCAGCTAGCACTTCAGCATGTCCTACAGAAGAACCACCGAGAAGATGGAATTCTAACAAAG TTAATATGCAAAGTGTCTACTTTAAGAGCACTGTGTGGACGACATACAGAAAAGCTTATCGCATTTAAAGCAATATACCCAGACATTGTACGACTTCATTTTCCTCCACTTTACAAGGAGCTGTTCACTTCAGAATTTGAGCCAGCAATGCAAATTGATGGGTAA